In one window of Zonotrichia albicollis isolate bZonAlb1 chromosome 35, bZonAlb1.hap1, whole genome shotgun sequence DNA:
- the LOC141726465 gene encoding olfactory receptor 14J1-like, producing MCYDRYVSICKPLHYRTLLGSRACAHMAAAAWASGFLNALLNTANTFSLPLCHGNAVGQFFCEIPQILKLSCSKSHLREFGLLAVSVCLSLGCFVFIVFIFVQIFRAVLRIPSEQGRHKAFSTCLPHLAVVSLFLSTGTFAYLKPPSMSSPSLDLALSVLYSVVPPALNPLIYSLRNQELKAARHLVTAEVYCSQG from the coding sequence atgtgctatgaccgctacgtgtccatctgcaaacccctgcactacaggaccctcctgggcagcagagcttgtgcccacatggcagcagctgcctgggccagtggttttctcaatgctctgttgaacacagccaatacattttcccttcccttgtgccatggcaatgccgtgggccagttcttctgtgaaatcccgcagatcctcaagctctcctgctccaaatcacacctcagggaatttgggctgCTTGCTGTTAGTGTCTGTTTATCAttgggttgttttgtgttcattgttttcatcTTTGtacagatcttcagggctgtgctgaggatcccctctgagcaggggcgacacaaagccttttccacctgcctccctcacctggccgtggtctccctgttcctcagcactggcacatttgcctacctgaagcccccctccatgtcctccccatccctggatctggccctgtcagttttgtactcagtggtgcctccagccctgaaccccctcatctacagcctgaggaaccaggagctcaaggctgca